The sequence AAACCACAGCCCGATCATCAATTCATCTTGAAGCCTGTTACGGGCGAGGGACGCGTAAGTACCCAGCCAAGTATGCCTGTATACCAGCTCAACGCTAACTATGCGAATACTAGGTTATTATGAATACGAAGTTTGATAACCAGACAGCAAAGAATGATGTCCAAATACTCTTCGACGAAATCGGGTTCGTGGTCGACGACAATCAATACCGAGATGCGATTTCGATGGTGGATATGTATCATTTCTATTTACGGCAACAACAGGTCTGTGATAAATTTACGCCCAGATATATAATTAATTATTCGTGTGTCAATTCTATAGTATCGCGCGCATCGACCCACCGACGAACAATTGAAACCTAATAAGGCCCGGGCTCTACTCCGATTTGCGGGACAGATGATTCTGAAGGAGGTCCATGAGAAGAACTACAAGTGGACATGGCAGCATTTTGCGAAGCGACGAGATGACAGGAAGGAGTATGTGAGGTTGTTTAAGAAGAAAGAGTCTGACAAGAACAAAACCCTTTACGCGGAGGTATGCACATATCTTCCCAAATAATTTTTATTGTTGTTACCAAAACCCGCCAACAACAGGATTCGGCTACATTTCAAGCGTTGGAACGAGAGTTGGCGTACGAAGACATTCGATTCTATCGCTCGATTGCTCGGTCAGAGCTGCGCAAAGAGCGGGCATCTCGAAaggcagaggaagaagcgcaCCATACAGTCCCTGCAAAAGCAGCATCTGCGGTAGGAGGCTGGACGTCTTGGATTTTCGGGGGCGGCGGTGACACACAGTCAGAGAAGCCTGAGGAAGATACACTTGGTCTGGATACTATGAGCGACGAACAGCGAAAGGAACTCTTCCAAGCAGTGGATTACGACGAAAAAGCAGCGATTGCTGCTGCTTTCGAGGCTCCGCGCGATGCGATTAAAATGCGTATTGCTGCCCAACTTAAGCGCGGCTCGTTCGCCCTGCGCTCTTCACAAGCCAAGGCTGGAGACGATATGATTTCTGTTGTTTTCGATGCTTTCCGTGCCGATATTATTCAACGCCCGGACAACATGGATGCTGTGCTAATGTTGGGTGGATTCGGTGTCTACGATGGAACCGAGCAAGGATCTATTCATCCACAAATAGTGCGAGTCAAGGAAACTCATCGTAAATCTACCATGGATGAAGGTGTTGCTGTGTCAAGTCCTGACAAGGCTTCCAAGGATAACTGGGAGACCACCATTGACGACCGTGGCAGCGAAGCTGGGGACGAGTCACTTCCTGACGACTTGGATGATTTGTCTGATCATAGACCTGAGCCCGAAAATAAGCCGGAGCGTATGCAAGAAATTGAGGACCCATTCCTTTACGTCAAGTTTGAGAACAATCCTCTTGATGAGCGCGCAGATACCGGCCTTACCGTTCGTATGCGTTATATGGAGATTGTTTATCATCGTGGGTACGTCGAGGCAATCTATCGTTTCTTGAAGCCTCCCGAGAGCCAACTGGAATCCGTTGGTGCGCTCCTGAACGCGGCAGGCGAGACGTTGGAGGGGCTTCGGAAAGAAACCCGTGCTGGTTTGGAGTATGCTCTACAACAACACAAGACTATCGACGTCAAAATGGACCTACAAGCCCCAATTATCATCATTCCTGAGGACGTCAAAGTCAAGCAATGCCAACATATGATTTTGGATGCTGGCCATATCTCCATCGAAAGCCAGCTAGTCCCCAAGGAAACTATGCGTGAGATTGATGCGAAGAAGAAACGCCAATATACCGATGAGGATTATACCCAATTGGAATCTCTAATGTATGATCGATTCTCTGTCAAACTTCATTCGGCCCAGGTTGGTCCCACAACCCAAGTACCCTGGACGTTTTGACTGAATTGTTTTCATAGCTATTGCTCGGGAGCGATCTCGAAACTGTTCTTGCAGGCCTAAGTCATGGTCATGACCGTGCCCAAGAGCTTCATCTACTCGAACGTATCAATCTCGATTTTGTTGCCCAGAATACTATTGTTCCAGATGCCCTCAATCTCGCGAAACTCAAAGTATCTGGCAAGTTACCCGAGCTCAAAGTCAATCTTTCAAATCAAAAGTATAAGGGCCTTATGCGTATCATTGATATTGCCATTCCAAAGTTTGGTGACGACACAGACGTATCAGCCAGTAAACCCAAACCAAGCACTGAGCAGATCCCCGATCGCCCATCCGCCCTTCCAATACCCGGAAACGTATTTTCACGACGGCAGCAAATATCCTATGCTATCGATGATGATATGGAGTCTTCAAATGGTGCCTCGAATCAAGACTTTTACGAAACGGATGAGGGAGAAATTAGCGATATGAAACTTCATCAGCACACCGTTGAGTTCACCTTTGAAGTCGAGAAGCTCCAGGCGTCACTTTACAAGACGGCAGTAGATGGAACTGAGAAGCTTCTTGCAAACACGGTTCTGGAAGGTTTTGCTCTTGAGTTTGCGATGGCTATGTTTACTATGAATGTTGATGTCTCACTGAGGTATGCTCAACAATTCCTTATAGAAATACtgactatatgcgtatgATTTTTTTAGATCGATTGGCATCAACATGATAACGGAAGAACAAAAAAGGATGCAGCTTCTCACTTCTAATCAAGGTCGAGCTGGAGGCGAGACTAGTTCCGACCTTGTTCGTGTCAAGTATGTTCGCGCACAGAAGGAATCTCCGGAGTTCACGTCCGTCTATGATGGGATCGATCAAAGTGTGGATGTAGCTCTTTCGACATTTAGTTTCAACGTTGCCCCAGAACCGGTACTCACACTTTATGACTTTATCATGTCGACATTTGTTGGCGGTAACGAACCAACTACAAATACCCTTACACCTGCTGAGTCTAGTGCGGGCACACCTGAAGCAGAGGAACCACCCCCACCGGTAGACTCCGGTAAAATCAAAGTAAAGGTCAAGCTCACGAGTATTCAACGTAAGCAGATTGTGATTGGTTTAGCCACAAATAACTCATTCCTTTTTAGTGCTCTTaatgaatggaaagaagATTGGAACATTGGTGCTTCCTTCAGCAAACGTCGAGGTCCTCCTACGACCAGGATCTATGTTGGTAGAAGCGAAGCTAGGTCAACTATCTCTTAGCGACGACTCAGATACACCTGTTTGCTCCAAAGAATTTAAGCAACTACTTGCCATTGAAGGGGAAGATTTGGCCAACTTCAAGTATGAAACCTTCGACCCTACCGATCCCGATTTTGATGGTATCAATTCGTCCATTCACCTTCGTGCGGGTTCGCTCAAGCTCACTTTTGCCGAGGAGCCTCTTCGTGATCTCTACGATTTTTTGGTTAAGTTTGCTCGACTGAAGAGTCTCTATGATTCGGCAACTCAAGCTGCGGTACAACGAGCGGCAGAGATTTCGAAGATGAAATTCGATGTTGTCGTGCAATCTCCCATCTTGATATTCCCGTGCAACGCAACTGCCTCTGAGGACGTGATGATTATGAAACTAGGAGAAATCGCTGCCAGCAACAAGTACGAAGGAGATGACGGCTGTATCAATGCGGGGTTGCGTGGCATTCGACTTTCCTCCAAGCTCTCAGATGGCTCAGAGAGGCACAGACTCCGTGTTATGGAAGACGTGGATATTACCGCCAGCATCCAACAATACGCAAACGTTGATAGAAATGCTCATCCGAACAAACCAGACACATATGTACGTTCGACATTGTTCTAAATGTCAGCTCGATGCTAATATAAGCGCATACACTTAGATTGACATCAAGATGTCCGATATCCGAGTGGCCTTGACTCAGACCCAGTTCTGTATTTTAATGGACCTCGCAAATTCGGTGCCTCAAGTATTTGCTACGGCAGAGGAGACCGAAAAAGAAGTAGAGCAATCGAACAACAAAATGCCTACTCTTCAGATTGAGGCATCGGTGCCTACAACTCCGGCGGATGACAACAATGCTCTAGTTGACCTGGGTCCAGAAATATCTTTGCATGCCACTGACAAGGAAGGAAAACCGATTAACGTCTGGACTACTCTTGACCTTGTGTTCTCATGTCACGCAGTGAAGTTGCACCTATATGATCAAAACGCTTCTCGTGAAGACAACCTGAAGGAATGTGGAATAGCTCGCTTTGCCCTTGTGGACAATATCGTGAGGTACAAGGCCCTCTCTGACGGTGCTTCAGAAGCGGAGGTAGTCCTAAAATCACTGACGATGAGCAACACTCGCCCTGGTCCTACAAAGTTCAGAGAAATTATGCCCGCCGCTCAACACGATCGCAATCAATTCATGATTCTTTATTCAACTTCAGGGGGACCAAACCCATCTTCGCGTGCGATTGTTACAATTGATTCCCCCAAGATTATATTCTCCATGGACCCTGTCTTTGCCCTAGTGGATTTCTTTTCCAGTCCATATGCTAATCCAGAAGTGACAAACGAAGAAAATGCTGGCGCACAAATCGAAGAAGTGGATACTGGTGCACAAACTTCTGAACTGGCCTACCGTGTTGATATTCACGATCTTTCTGTCAACATATTGGAGAACGACGCGGACCCACACAGTCAGGCAATTCACCTAACTGTTAAGGAGGTTTCCACTTCTCAGCAAGTGAGTGTGGTTATTGCTAGCTTGACCAACTGATATCGACTTTTGATAGGGGGTTATGGCTTTGAATGTCACCCAACTTGGCATGTCTCTCGGTCGAATGGGACGCTCAGCTGAAAGCGTTCGCTTTTTAGACGATATGGATGTCACGCTTTCTCTAGACACAAGGAAGTCTACAGCTCATCAAATGACTAGCATCGAGCTTTCGATGCAACCAATCGTATTCCGTGCTTCATACAGGGACATTAATCTCATCATGGCTATCGTCAATCGAGCAATTGAATTATCGTCGAAAcctcagggacaaactcaagatAAAACGCAAGATGCAAGGCCAGATGCAGTCTCGTCTGTGTCATCGTCGATGCCGCCCTTATCCCAACGTAAACCTTTGCCCTCATCCCGTTCACGCAAGCCCATCCGAAGAGCGAGCCACCGAGCTACTTCTGATATTCCTAAGCTCATGATGTCTAAGGAGAAGGTCTGTCTAATATTACATGTCAATCCCTAATTGTTTATCGCTTGATTATTATTATTTAGCTCAAAGCGTCGTTCGACGGATTCCGTCTGGTCCTAATTGGTGATCTTCACGAATTGCCAATGCTTCACCTGAAGACAAAGCCATTCGAGGTCTTGGTTAGCGACTGGTCAGGAGAAGTAGGTATACCTTCTATGTCTATGAATTCGACTCACCTTCGTCTCAGCTGAAAGCCACAACAACATTTGGAACTTCGATTAACTATTGGAATCTGGTGAATTCACACTGGGAGCCACTTATCGATCCTTGGACTTTCTCGATTTCCGTAAGTATTGGTATGGGATTAGTATGTCAATGACCTTCTCATGCACCTATAGGCTGTTAAAGAGGAGACTGAGGGCACCCTGACTGTGACTTTGGGATCAAAAGAGCGCCTTGATCTCAACATGACCTCTGCATTCGTAGAATTGGCTATCAATACGGCTATGGTATGGCAACAAAAAGGCGACCAAGTGCTACAGCGAGCCCGTGGAGGAGATGCTCCTTATCGCATTCATAACCGAACAGGAGATGTTATTCATGTCTGGTCAGATCAAGACCCGTCAGCGAAGCATGAGAAGACACCTCAATCTGTTAAAATCAATGACGGTGAGATAGTCGACTGGAGGTTCGATGATTGGAAGGCAATGCGTGAAGTAAGTGGATCGTTAGATCACGGGAGCTCTCAGTAATAAtcccctcccccccccccttcagCATGTATCGACCACCCGCGCCCATCTTATTGGTATACAGTTCCAAGGCAAACCATGGGAGCCGGTCAAAGGGGTTCCTGTCGATCGTGAAGGGGAATTTGTCTATGGGCTTCGACCAAGCTTGGATAAAGTTATGGATCGACTGCTATGCGAGATTACGGTGAAAGACAACGTGAAGATTATCACGTTCAGGTCCACGTACAATGTTGAGAATTTGACCTCATATACCATGAAACTTGTGCTGGTCGATTCATCTAACAAGCCGGCATATTCGGTTCAAAAGATCGGTAGGTACAACGGTTTGCTGGAAATGATAACGGAGCTTAATTAACCCCACTTTATAGAGCCCGGTGGGCAATATTCTCTACCGATAGAAGCTGTCACCAAGAATCGTATCAAGATCAGGCCCGACGGTATGTATGCACGCACACGCCGTGTTTCTTGAGTTAACACGTATGTTTTTTTTAGCTGGCTTTGGCTTTGGATTCTCTCAGACTAGTCTCTCTTGGGATGAGCTAATCAAACGGCCAAATGTCACCGTGGCCTGCCGTCATAATGAGAATACTGAGGCACCGTTCCGTTTCCAAGTATTTGCCAAGTATGATGCTAACGATCCAATTACAAGGTAAGATGGCTTTTATATAGCTTCGACCCTAAATGACACGGCCGGTTATCAGGCGGTACCCTAAGATGAGTCTTCGGGTCCGTGCTCCAGTTGAACTGGAGAACCTACTCCCATATGACATCAAGTACCGGGTATACGATAAGAACGCCAGTCTCAACTGGACCTCGTCAGTACATTCTCATGTCTAATTTACGAAGGCTGACAGCCTGCGATAAGATATCTTCGACGCGGTGGCGTAATGCCAGTTCATTCGGTCGAACTCACGCATCTCCTTTTGTTGAATATCGAAGCTCAGGATTCCGGTGAGTCTATTAATTCCTATACTAATCTCTTGCTCATATATCATTTCTAGGTTTTGCCGCGAGCTCGTTTGCAATTATCAATGCTGATACAGACGCAGACTTTGACATTGAAAAGACTCTAACTTTACCCGATAAAGAAGGCCGCAAGCTCGATGTAAGGCTCAATTATGTGTGAGTAATTGTACGTATATGCGGTATACCCTAGTCCTAATTCTTTGGCTAAGGCGACACCCGGACTCTGGTGGAGCGGTAAAGATACAAATCTACAGTCCTTTCATCATGATCAATAAGACGGGATTGCCATTTGCCTTGCGCGCCAACCGTACAACCCGTGCAACTGCCGCGCGTGATGTGGCAGTTGGAGATAGCAGTAAGTTGATATGACTGTGATGAGATGTATTATAACACCACTGATCCAAAATTAAACAGGCGCTCTTACGAAACCAACGCCCTTCAGTACGATTATTGTAGATCCTACTATTACTTCCTTCACTAATCCGGTATTATAGTGTTCTCCCATAGCAGTAAAGGAGGCAATGAGTTTTCTATCAGCGTTGCTGGCTCCTCGTGGTCAACAGTACGCTATGCTCTAATATTCTTTGCATATGAGCTCATGTGTTGTCTTTTAGCCCGTCAATTTCGAGTCTTTGCGAACGGAAACAGAGATCGTAATGCGTGCATCCAAGAATGAGGATATCCACGTCGGGATTTCATGGGCGGAAGGTCTCGGAAAGTACAAACTCAGCAAGGTTGTCACATTGGCACCTCGTTTTATCGTCAAGAACATGACCTCGCGTCAGCTATCTTTCCGGGAGCATGGTGTCCCGCTACAAAATGGCTCCATCCTCGACCCCAGTGGCCAGTCACAGCTGATGCATCTTCGTGCTGGAATGGATGGGCTTCTTACTTTTGCCTACACTGCTCTCAATGCTAAATGGTATGGTTCTTGTTTCCAAGAGGACATCTTCCAGGTTTGGCTTAAACTTCTCCAGGTCAGCTCCAATTAACATTCAGGATATTGGTCGCGTATACCTTCGGATGCCAACTCCTGAGAATGAACAACACCATAAACCACACCTCCTCCGTGCTGATGTTGCTCTAGAAGGCAGCACTATCTTTGTTATCCTGAGTCGTGAGACTGGGCCATGGCCattcaaaattgacaaccaGAGCGATTACCCTATAACTGTATCTCAAATGGCAAGTAACATTTACCATTCCCACTTATCTATTCTCATAGTCCCTATAGGATACCACTCGACTGGAACGTGGAGACCAACCTCAAGGTACTGCTTCTTATGATGTTGGTCCGCATCTTTCGATATGGTACGCTTGGGATGCACCCGCGGCTCGCGAGAAGAAGATCCGTCTGCTCATTAACGGGCATGCGAAACACGTCGACATCAACGAGATTGGAAACCTACCGCCCTTTCAGTTCCCAGTGAGTTGCACATGCAAGAATTTAATTGCTATGCACGTACTGAACCTAGATCAGGTTCCTCCCAGGAGTCATCGTGCAGTATCATTGGATGTCAAGGCAGAAGGCCCCAGCCAAACGCTTACCATTTCTAACTATCTAGAAGAACGAAGTGTATACAAGAGGCGAGCCCGAGCGGCAAGCGGTACCTTACAGCGTCAAGATACTATGAGCAGTCAGGAAGCCTTCGAGGCGGTAACGGCAAAGGCAAACGTTGGGCTTGTGTTCAAACTGGATTTCGAAGGTGTCGGGCTCTCCCTAGTCAACAAGCGAATGATGGAGATTTTGTATCTCTCGGTGGAGGGCGTGCTCTTGCAATACACTGACACTGATGCAGCTCAGATATGTGACGTCTCCCTGCGGCGCCTGCAGATCGACAATCAACTTCACGACTGCCAGTTCCCTATCGTCCTGCAACCTACTCTACTCGCTCAAGATCCCAACGCACTTCCAGCCATTCAAGGGTCGCTGATGATGCTCAAGGACAACTGTAAGTATTTTGCATGACAGCCTGTTATTATGACTAACCACCTTGTCAAGCTCATGGAGTCACATTTATTAAATACGCCTCGGTTCTACTCCAATCACTTTCTGTTCAACTGGATGAGGACTTCCTATTTACTCTGCTCGACTTTGCCAAACTCGAGGGTGTTGCTTGGGGATCGGAGCCGCAAGAGTGAGTTTTCAGCTTCTCCTGAGAACATATCAGCTAATCAACCACTGTAGTGTATTCACTGAACACCCAGTAGACATTCCTGAGCCACAGAATCTCAACCAAGGCGGACAAGACCTGTATTTTGAGGTTCTTGAGCTTCAACCAACCGAGCTTTCTCTTTCCTTCATGCGTTCACCACACACGAACATCGAGGAAGCCGAGAAGTAAGTCTCAATCGCATTGTACGCTCTTGTTGGACTCACCTTTGGCAGGATCAACACTCGGAACCCTCTCGCGGTAGTGATCAACGCAATGACCATGGCTCTAGGAAATCTTAATAACGCGCCCCTTCGCTTCAACGCACTGGCCATTCGAGATATGCGTCTCAGCGTTCCAATCCTGCAAGAACGTATCATATATCACTACCGTCAAGAAGTCCTGCGGCAGCTGTATCGTGTCCTGGGCTCTGCGGACTTCCTTGGTAACCCTGTCGGGCTGTTTACCAACGTTAGCGGTGGTGTGGCCGATATCTTTTACGAACCTTACAAGGGTGTGGTTATGCACGGGAACAAGGAGCTTGGTATTGGTATTGCCAAGGTATATAATATTCAGTTTAGATGAGGGCGGATGCTGAAGAACTGCCGTCTTACAGGGAGCAGCAAGCTTCGTCAAGAAGACGGTCTTTGGCGTTACGGATAGTATGACTAAAGTGACGAGTAGCATCGGCAAGGGTAAGCGCGTCTGTCCCCTCTCAGGAGAAACTAACTAACGCATAAAAGGCCTCTCTGCAGCAACCTTTGACGAGGAGTATCAACGACAACGTCGTCTTGCCCAACGTACAAACAAACCCAAGCATGCTATGTGAGGCTACTAGACTTGCATATACACACATCTCCTGACCTTCGTCCTCGATCAAAAACCTTTAGTTACGGAGTTACGGCGGGCGCTGAAGCTCTAGCAACAAGCATAGCTAGTGGTGTAGAGGGCGTTGTTGTACGTCATGTGTGCACTAACTGTATTAGTACCTCGTTAACGCGCGTACCTTTCCAGATGAAACCCATCGAGGGCGCCGAGACTGGTGGTGCAAGCGGGTTCTTGAAGGGTATAGGCAAAGGGCTCGTGGGGTCAGTCTCGTTCGACAAACGCCATTTCGAGTATAGTTCTCATCTGTCTCTTACTAGCAGTGCCGTTACCAAGCCTGTCATTGGCGTGTTCGACTTAGCGGCCAACGTGACCGAAGGTAGGGTTCTTGCACTTGAGTATCCAAATATCGCTGTACTAAACCTTTTGCAGGTATTCGGAACACAACCACCGTGTTCGATAATAATCAGTCTGAACGAGTTCGCAAGGTACGTGACCCGCGCGGTAATGTGATCCCCAACGATTCTAACAGACTGAGTACACCAGCCACGGCACATTCCACCCGATGGCATTCTCGTCCCGTACTCTGGCGC comes from Rhizoctonia solani chromosome 4, complete sequence and encodes:
- a CDS encoding vacuolar protein sorting-associated protein 13, which gives rise to MVWSFLNTGKEALHALLNRFLAPYVEGLDTSQLQYGVWQGQLSLRGLKLKKGALDKFRLPVDVLEGYVGTFTLTIPWQNITGRPVEVYIEDVYLLAVPAAESTFDPAEDEERKQATKQERLNAAEIVRVRGQMADASTTNDSQQHQGLIESITGRIVNNVQITVKNIHIRYEDSISAPGHPFSAGITLAGFTANSVDENWIPTFIQDTRAGVHKLAKLESLSVYFNTDMTSMAGLPFAEAMPKFNAGIAHRGKPQPDHQFILKPVTGEGRVIMNTKFDNQTAKNDVQILFDEIGFVVDDNQYRDAISMVDMYHFYLRQQQYRAHRPTDEQLKPNKARALLRFAGQMILKEVHEKNYKWTWQHFAKRRDDRKEYVRLFKKKESDKNKTLYAEDSATFQALERELAYEDIRFYRSIARSELRKERASRKAEEEAHHTVPAKAASAVGGWTSWIFGGGGDTQSEKPEEDTLGLDTMSDEQRKELFQAVDYDEKAAIAAAFEAPRDAIKMRIAAQLKRGSFALRSSQAKAGDDMISVVFDAFRADIIQRPDNMDAVLMLGGFGVYDGTEQGSIHPQIVRVKETHRKSTMDEGVAVSSPDKASKDNWETTIDDRGSEAGDESLPDDLDDLSDHRPEPENKPERMQEIEDPFLYVKFENNPLDERADTGLTVRMRYMEIVYHRGYVEAIYRFLKPPESQLESVGALLNAAGETLEGLRKETRAGLEYALQQHKTIDVKMDLQAPIIIIPEDVKVKQCQHMILDAGHISIESQLVPKETMREIDAKKKRQYTDEDYTQLESLMYDRFSVKLHSAQLLLGSDLETVLAGLSHGHDRAQELHLLERINLDFVAQNTIVPDALNLAKLKVSGKLPELKVNLSNQKYKGLMRIIDIAIPKFGDDTDVSASKPKPSTEQIPDRPSALPIPGNVFSRRQQISYAIDDDMESSNGASNQDFYETDEGEISDMKLHQHTVEFTFEVEKLQASLYKTAVDGTEKLLANTVLEGFALEFAMAMFTMNVDVSLRSIGINMITEEQKRMQLLTSNQGRAGGETSSDLVRVKYVRAQKESPEFTSVYDGIDQSVDVALSTFSFNVAPEPVLTLYDFIMSTFVGGNEPTTNTLTPAESSAGTPEAEEPPPPVDSGKIKVKVKLTSIQLLLMNGKKIGTLVLPSANVEVLLRPGSMLVEAKLGQLSLSDDSDTPVCSKEFKQLLAIEGEDLANFKYETFDPTDPDFDGINSSIHLRAGSLKLTFAEEPLRDLYDFLVKFARLKSLYDSATQAAVQRAAEISKMKFDVVVQSPILIFPCNATASEDVMIMKLGEIAASNKYEGDDGCINAGLRGIRLSSKLSDGSERHRLRVMEDVDITASIQQYANVDRNAHPNKPDTYIDIKMSDIRVALTQTQFCILMDLANSVPQVFATAEETEKEVEQSNNKMPTLQIEASVPTTPADDNNALVDLGPEISLHATDKEGKPINVWTTLDLVFSCHAVKLHLYDQNASREDNLKECGIARFALVDNIVRYKALSDGASEAEVVLKSLTMSNTRPGPTKFREIMPAAQHDRNQFMILYSTSGGPNPSSRAIVTIDSPKIIFSMDPVFALVDFFSSPYANPEVTNEENAGAQIEEVDTGAQTSELAYRVDIHDLSVNILENDADPHSQAIHLTVKEVSTSQQGVMALNVTQLGMSLGRMGRSAESVRFLDDMDVTLSLDTRKSTAHQMTSIELSMQPIVFRASYRDINLIMAIVNRAIELSSKPQGQTQDKTQDARPDAVSSVSSSMPPLSQRKPLPSSRSRKPIRRASHRATSDIPKLMMSKEKLKASFDGFRLVLIGDLHELPMLHLKTKPFEVLVSDWSGELKATTTFGTSINYWNLVNSHWEPLIDPWTFSISAVKEETEGTLTVTLGSKERLDLNMTSAFVELAINTAMVWQQKGDQVLQRARGGDAPYRIHNRTGDVIHVWSDQDPSAKHEKTPQSVKINDGEIVDWRFDDWKAMREHVSTTRAHLIGIQFQGKPWEPVKGVPVDREGEFVYGLRPSLDKVMDRLLCEITVKDNVKIITFRSTYNVENLTSYTMKLVLVDSSNKPAYSVQKIEPGGQYSLPIEAVTKNRIKIRPDAGFGFGFSQTSLSWDELIKRPNVTVACRHNENTEAPFRFQVFAKYDANDPITRRYPKMSLRVRAPVELENLLPYDIKYRVYDKNASLNWTSYLRRGGVMPVHSVELTHLLLLNIEAQDSGFAASSFAIINADTDADFDIEKTLTLPDKEGRKLDVRLNYVRHPDSGGAVKIQIYSPFIMINKTGLPFALRANRTTRATAARDVAVGDSSALTKPTPFMFSHSSKGGNEFSISVAGSSWSTPVNFESLRTETEIVMRASKNEDIHVGISWAEGLGKYKLSKVVTLAPRFIVKNMTSRQLSFREHGVPLQNGSILDPSGQSQLMHLRAGMDGLLTFAYTALNAKWYGSCFQEDIFQVWLKLLQDIGRVYLRMPTPENEQHHKPHLLRADVALEGSTIFVILSRETGPWPFKIDNQSDYPITDTTRLERGDQPQGTASYDVGPHLSIWYAWDAPAAREKKIRLLINGHAKHVDINEIGNLPPFQFPVPPRSHRAVSLDVKAEGPSQTLTISNYLEERSVYKRRARAASGTLQRQDTMSSQEAFEAVTAKANVGLVFKLDFEGVGLSLVNKRMMEILYLSVEGVLLQYTDTDAAQICDVSLRRLQIDNQLHDCQFPIVLQPTLLAQDPNALPAIQGSLMMLKDNSHGVTFIKYASVLLQSLSVQLDEDFLFTLLDFAKLEGVAWGSEPQDVFTEHPVDIPEPQNLNQGGQDLYFEVLELQPTELSLSFMRSPHTNIEEAEKINTRNPLAVVINAMTMALGNLNNAPLRFNALAIRDMRLSVPILQERIIYHYRQEVLRQLYRVLGSADFLGNPVGLFTNVSGGVADIFYEPYKGVVMHGNKELGIGIAKGAASFVKKTVFGVTDSMTKVTSSIGKGLSAATFDEEYQRQRRLAQRTNKPKHAIYGVTAGAEALATSIASGVEGVVMKPIEGAETGGASGFLKGIGKGLVGSAVTKPVIGVFDLAANVTEGIRNTTTVFDNNQSERVRKPRHIPPDGILVPYSGADALGQMWMKDLDGGRFRNEFYVAHIDLPGGDNVAMLTTSRIMTFSVNKLRLEWEMPFSYLQGVTIEDTGIRFTSKSGHDHDRFVPIPKSSPKKWFFHEIEKQVGGEELQRIEAN